A region of the Gemmatimonadales bacterium genome:
CCCGGGTTCGCCGGGCCCGGGGAGGGCGTCGCGCCCGTCGCGGTTGGCGGCGAGCGTTTCGTCGGTCGCGGCGACGGCGGCGTTGGATGGGCTGGCGATCCGGTCGCTCTGACAGGCGGCGGCCGCCAGGCCGACCAGGGCGAACAAGGCGAGACGCTTCACGGTGCACCTCTGCGCTGGGTGTGCCGATCACGGAAACCTCGGCCCGTCAAGCCAGCGTCAAGCGAGCACACCGCCCGTTGCCGAGCGAGCTTCAGGGGAATGGTGTCGATGGCCGGGCGCGTCTCTACGCCGGCTGCTCCGCCTCCGCCGTGCCGCCGTCCAGGGACGAGGTCTCGACGCTCACGAGTCCGGTGCGAAGCGCGTAGCGCACCAGCGCCGCGCGACCCCTGAGACCGAGCTTCTTCGACAGGCGCGCGCGGAAGGTCTCCACCGTCTTCACGCTCAGCCTGAGGCGCGAGCCGATCTGACGGTTGCTGAATCCCAGGGCCAGGTAGCGCAGCACCTGGCTCTCGCGCGGGCTCAGCAGCGCCCGCGCCCGCGGGCCGGCGGCCCGTCCGGGGCGCGCGTCCTCGGCCACCGGCCGAGCGCCGGCCGGCGGTGCGTCCACGGCACGCCGTCCGCGGCCGACGGCCCGAATGACGGAGAGCAGCTCGGTGTCGGCCATGCGCTTGACCACGTAGCCCGAGGCGCCGGCGGCGACGGCCGACTCCGCGTACGCCGGGTGGTCGTGCATGGTCAGCACCACGACCTTGGCCTTCGGGCGGGCGCGGGAGACGTGACGGATGGTGTCGAGCGCGTTGGTGCGGGGCATGGTGAGGTCGAGCAGCACCACGTCCGGCTTGGACTCCGTGGTGCGGCGCACGGCCTCCCGGCCGTCGGCGGCCTCGGCCACCACCTCCATGTCGGGCTGGCCGTTGATGAGCAGGCGCAGCCCCGACCGCAGGACCGCGTGGTCGTCGGCGACGAGCACCTTGAGCTTGGCAGTCACCGGGTCCGCCGCGCCGCCCGGCGTGCCGGCAGGGGCAGGGCCACGGCGACCACCGTGCCGCGCCCGGGCGACGATTCGATCGCGGCGGTGCCGGCCAGGGCCGCCGCGCGCTCCCGGATGCCCAGCAGTCCGAGCGAGCGCGGCCTTTTCGCGGCGCCGTCGAAGCCGCGCCCGTCGTCCTTGACCACGAGGTCCACGGCGGTCCGCGAGCGGGTGAGCGCGATGTCCACGCGGCGGGCCCGGGCGTGCCGCGTGACGTTCGTCAGCGCCTCCTGCGCGATGCGGAACAGCGCGGTCTCGACCGGCAGCGGCAGCCGCCGCGACCCGAGGCCGGACGTGCGGACCCGGACGGGGATCCCGAGCTTCTCCGCGACGTCGGCGGCGTACCGCCCGAGCGCGGGGGCGAGGCCGAGATCGTCGAGCATGCTGGG
Encoded here:
- a CDS encoding response regulator transcription factor, giving the protein MTAKLKVLVADDHAVLRSGLRLLINGQPDMEVVAEAADGREAVRRTTESKPDVVLLDLTMPRTNALDTIRHVSRARPKAKVVVLTMHDHPAYAESAVAAGASGYVVKRMADTELLSVIRAVGRGRRAVDAPPAGARPVAEDARPGRAAGPRARALLSPRESQVLRYLALGFSNRQIGSRLRLSVKTVETFRARLSKKLGLRGRAALVRYALRTGLVSVETSSLDGGTAEAEQPA